The Sesamum indicum cultivar Zhongzhi No. 13 linkage group LG6, S_indicum_v1.0, whole genome shotgun sequence genome has a segment encoding these proteins:
- the LOC105163622 gene encoding armadillo repeat-containing protein 8 isoform X1, producing the protein MPTSATSNHPSRPEDLIGRLNSAHTPYEAKLKALRDLKNQIIGNRTKKLAFLKLGAVPSVVSILSSAAAAQGGGGDNREFYESVLIQSAAVIGSFACGLDAGVKAVLDAGAFPLLLSLISHLNEKVADAGARSLKLIYQSKRAPKYEFLQEKNMEFLLSLLNSKNENVTGLGANIITHSCQTTAEQQALSEAGVIKRLVGLLGGSINQKDASLESLAAMVKENPEVSAKFMGPENGRALNVVIELMKDKHPRTRLLACMCLISIRNTSTSYLQDSGIKNSLVSVLLELLDDPGPVGDEAPFVLSSLITEKEDMQKIAFNANLIEKLCEHLNAGSYQAKRLQGIFLLLGDLCSKLECCRDRVLDLQVLNFVTEALAHDSAEVRTAACNFLKNVSRSVKNLSAGQFMNEAVAVPLVRLLCDSSSSVQIAALGAISNIVVDFMAHKSVLVQCGGVKQLVQLSKSMESAIRVNAVWALRNLTFLVSYRCKEEILLELTSATLISLINDPEPSVQGQALALVRNLVDGTLNSINYVFGEDGAVLHAIARQLRSTSKVEVQIQGMYTLSNVASGNELHKEAVMNQLLPQAGNDAEKTLVKFLQSTDSRLCTATLWALINLTFPGSPGTCRRVTELRNAGIITQLKNMINDHCLDVKLRARMALGQLMIFGSVWTWYTSIKV; encoded by the exons ATGCCCACCTCTGCTACATCCAATCATCCCAGCCGTCCGGAGGACTTGATCGGGCGCCTGAACTCAGCTCACACTCCCTACGAGGCTAAGTTGAAAGCTTTGAGGGATTTGAAGAACCAAATAATTGGGAATCGTACTAAAAAGCTTGCTTTTTTGAAGCTTGGCGCCGTGCCCTCAGTCGTCTCCATTCTCTCATCCGCTGCTGCCGCGCAGGGAGGCGGTGGGGACAATCGTGAGTTCTATGAATCCGTGTTGATTCAGTCAGCTGCGGTAATTGGGAGCTTTGCATGTGGATTAGATGCAGGGGTTAAGGCTGTTTTGGATGCGGGAGCTTTTCCCCTTCTACTGAGTCTCATTTCTCATCTCAATGAGAAG GTTGCTGATGCTGGTGCTCGGTCTCTTAAGTTGATATATCAATCAAAACGGGCTCCAAAGTATGAATTTCTTCAAGAGAAAAACATGGAATTCCTCCTTTCCCTGCTGAATAGCAAGAACGAGAATGTTACTGGTCTTGGTGCAAATATTATTACCCATTCCTGCCAGACAACTGCAGAGCAGCAGGCATTGAGTGAAGCTGGAGTTATAAAGAGGCTTGTTGGTCTTCTTGGAGGTTCTATAAATCAGAAGGATGCTAGTTTAGAATCTTTGGCTGCTATGGTGAAGGAAAATCCAGAAGTTTCTGCAAAGTTCATGGGGCCTGAAAATGGGAGGGCTCTCAATGTTGTGATTGAATTGATGAAGGATAAGCATCCTCGGACAAGGCTGTTAGCCTGTATGTGTTTGATCAGTATAAGGAATACTTCTACATCTTATCTTCAAGATTCAGGAATCAAGAACTCATTGGTATCAGTATTGcttgagcttcttgatgatcCTGGTCCAGTTGGAGATGAGGCGCCCTTTGTCTTGTCTAGTCTGATAACTGAAAAGGAGGATATGCAAAAAATAGCCTTCAACGCAAATCTTATTGAGAAGTTATGCGAGCACTTAAATGCAGGTTCTTACCAAGCCAAACGTTTGCAAGGGATATTTTTACTCCTGGGTGATCTTTGCTCAAAGTTGGAATGCTGCAGGGATAGGGTCCTTGACTTACAG GTGTTAAATTTCGTAACAGAAGCACTGGCTCATGATAGCGCTGAGGTGCGTACTGCTGCGTGCAATTTTTTGAAGAATGTTTCTCGCTCCGTCAAG AATTTAAGCGCAGGTCAATTTATGAACGAAGCTGTCGCTGTTCCCTTGGTTCGGCTTTTGTGCGACTCCAGTAGTTCTGTCCAG ATTGCTGCTCTGGGAGCCATCAGCAACATAGTGGTTGATTTTATGGCCCATAAATCAGTACTCGTGCAATGTGGAGGTGTCAAACAGCTGGTTCAGCTTTCAAAGTCAATGGAGTCGGCGATTAGGGTTAATGCCGTATGGGCCTTGAGGAATCTCACTTTCCTTGTGAGCTACAGatgtaaagaagaaattctctTGGAATTAACATCAGCAACACTAATAAGCCTCATCAATG ACCCTGAGCCTTCTGTTCAAGGGCAAGCTTTAGCTTTGGTTCGCAATCTTGTGGATGGTACTCTAAACTCCATTAACTATGTGTTTGGGGAGGATGGCGCTGTCCTGCATGCTATTGCAAGGCAATTGCGAAGCACTTCAAAAGTGGAAGTTCAGATTCAA GGTATGTACACCCTTAGCAATGTGGCTTCTGGAAATGAGCTCCACAAGGAAGCAGTAATGAACCAACTTCTCCCACAGGCTGGCAATGATGCAGAAAAAACATTGGTCAAGTTTTTGCAGAGTACTGACAGCCGGTTATGCACAGCTACTCTTTGGGCTCTTATAAATCTTACTTTTCCTGGCAGTCCAGGCACATGTCGTCGGGTTACTGAACTTCGGAATGCCGGCATAATCACTCAACTAAAGAATATGATCAATGATCATTGTCTGGATGTAAAG CTTCGAGCAAGGATGGCTCTCGGACAGTTAATGATATTTG GGTCTGTGTGGACATGGTATACCTCCATCAAGGTTTAG
- the LOC105163623 gene encoding chaperonin-like RbcX protein 2, chloroplastic has protein sequence MVGGVSVVGSSLVDSKACPCLCLDALPSCNLNGRDLSLQRHSIGRKHVPRLGSLELSSSFLDYSSVRALSGAKSLRKQKKNRSLVVVDELAGQYEDNFEDVKKQILDYFTYKAVRTVLNQLYEMNPTQYRWLYNYVASNEHGYGKRFIRNLVKDKQDLAERVMVTRLHLYGKWVKKCDHTEMYDRISDQNLELMRERLMETVIWPSEDTNT, from the exons ATGGTGGGGGGTGTGTCTGTTGTGGGTTCATCGTTGGTTGATTCCAAGGCTTGTCCTTGCTTGTGTTTGGATGCTTTGCCCTCATGCAATTTGAACGGTAGAGATTTGAGTTTGCAAAGGCATTCAATTGGTAGGAAGCATGTGCCTCGTTTAGGGTCTTTGGAATTGAGCAGCTCATTTCTTGATTATTCATCGGTGAGAGCTCTTTCGGGTGCCAAGAGTTTGAGAAAACAGAAGAAGAATAGGAGTCTTGTGGTTGTGGATGAGCTAGCTGGGCAGTATGAAGACAACTTTGAGGATGTTAAGAAA CAAATTCTAGACTATTTCACATACAAAGCTGTAAGAACTGTCTTGAACCAGCTTTATGAGATGAACCCTACACAATATCGGTGGCTCTATAA TTACGTCGCATCAAACGAGCATGGTTATGGAAAAAGGTTTATCCGCAACCTTGTAAAG GACAAGCAGGACCTTGCTGAAAGAGTGATGGTAACTCGCCTTCACCTCTATGGGAAATGGGTTAAG AAGTGTGATCACACAGAGATGTACGATAGGATCTCCGATCAAAATTTAGAGTTGATGCGTGAACGGCTGATGGAGACCGTGATATGGCCATCGGAGGACACAAACACTTAA
- the LOC105163622 gene encoding armadillo repeat-containing protein 8 isoform X2 has protein sequence MPTSATSNHPSRPEDLIGRLNSAHTPYEAKLKALRDLKNQIIGNRTKKLAFLKLGAVPSVVSILSSAAAAQGGGGDNREFYESVLIQSAAVIGSFACGLDAGVKAVLDAGAFPLLLSLISHLNEKVADAGARSLKLIYQSKRAPKYEFLQEKNMEFLLSLLNSKNENVTGLGANIITHSCQTTAEQQALSEAGVIKRLVGLLGGSINQKDASLESLAAMVKENPEVSAKFMGPENGRALNVVIELMKDKHPRTRLLACMCLISIRNTSTSYLQDSGIKNSLVSVLLELLDDPGPVGDEAPFVLSSLITEKEDMQKIAFNANLIEKLCEHLNAGSYQAKRLQGIFLLLGDLCSKLECCRDRVLDLQVLNFVTEALAHDSAEVRTAACNFLKNVSRSVKNLSAGQFMNEAVAVPLVRLLCDSSSSVQIAALGAISNIVVDFMAHKSVLVQCGGVKQLVQLSKSMESAIRVNAVWALRNLTFLVSYRCKEEILLELTSATLISLINDPEPSVQGQALALVRNLVDGTLNSINYVFGEDGAVLHAIARQLRSTSKVEVQIQGMYTLSNVASGNELHKEAVMNQLLPQAGNDAEKTLVKFLQSTDSRLCTATLWALINLTFPGSPGTCRRVTELRNAGIITQLKNMINDHCLDVKLRARMALGQLMIFGDSSS, from the exons ATGCCCACCTCTGCTACATCCAATCATCCCAGCCGTCCGGAGGACTTGATCGGGCGCCTGAACTCAGCTCACACTCCCTACGAGGCTAAGTTGAAAGCTTTGAGGGATTTGAAGAACCAAATAATTGGGAATCGTACTAAAAAGCTTGCTTTTTTGAAGCTTGGCGCCGTGCCCTCAGTCGTCTCCATTCTCTCATCCGCTGCTGCCGCGCAGGGAGGCGGTGGGGACAATCGTGAGTTCTATGAATCCGTGTTGATTCAGTCAGCTGCGGTAATTGGGAGCTTTGCATGTGGATTAGATGCAGGGGTTAAGGCTGTTTTGGATGCGGGAGCTTTTCCCCTTCTACTGAGTCTCATTTCTCATCTCAATGAGAAG GTTGCTGATGCTGGTGCTCGGTCTCTTAAGTTGATATATCAATCAAAACGGGCTCCAAAGTATGAATTTCTTCAAGAGAAAAACATGGAATTCCTCCTTTCCCTGCTGAATAGCAAGAACGAGAATGTTACTGGTCTTGGTGCAAATATTATTACCCATTCCTGCCAGACAACTGCAGAGCAGCAGGCATTGAGTGAAGCTGGAGTTATAAAGAGGCTTGTTGGTCTTCTTGGAGGTTCTATAAATCAGAAGGATGCTAGTTTAGAATCTTTGGCTGCTATGGTGAAGGAAAATCCAGAAGTTTCTGCAAAGTTCATGGGGCCTGAAAATGGGAGGGCTCTCAATGTTGTGATTGAATTGATGAAGGATAAGCATCCTCGGACAAGGCTGTTAGCCTGTATGTGTTTGATCAGTATAAGGAATACTTCTACATCTTATCTTCAAGATTCAGGAATCAAGAACTCATTGGTATCAGTATTGcttgagcttcttgatgatcCTGGTCCAGTTGGAGATGAGGCGCCCTTTGTCTTGTCTAGTCTGATAACTGAAAAGGAGGATATGCAAAAAATAGCCTTCAACGCAAATCTTATTGAGAAGTTATGCGAGCACTTAAATGCAGGTTCTTACCAAGCCAAACGTTTGCAAGGGATATTTTTACTCCTGGGTGATCTTTGCTCAAAGTTGGAATGCTGCAGGGATAGGGTCCTTGACTTACAG GTGTTAAATTTCGTAACAGAAGCACTGGCTCATGATAGCGCTGAGGTGCGTACTGCTGCGTGCAATTTTTTGAAGAATGTTTCTCGCTCCGTCAAG AATTTAAGCGCAGGTCAATTTATGAACGAAGCTGTCGCTGTTCCCTTGGTTCGGCTTTTGTGCGACTCCAGTAGTTCTGTCCAG ATTGCTGCTCTGGGAGCCATCAGCAACATAGTGGTTGATTTTATGGCCCATAAATCAGTACTCGTGCAATGTGGAGGTGTCAAACAGCTGGTTCAGCTTTCAAAGTCAATGGAGTCGGCGATTAGGGTTAATGCCGTATGGGCCTTGAGGAATCTCACTTTCCTTGTGAGCTACAGatgtaaagaagaaattctctTGGAATTAACATCAGCAACACTAATAAGCCTCATCAATG ACCCTGAGCCTTCTGTTCAAGGGCAAGCTTTAGCTTTGGTTCGCAATCTTGTGGATGGTACTCTAAACTCCATTAACTATGTGTTTGGGGAGGATGGCGCTGTCCTGCATGCTATTGCAAGGCAATTGCGAAGCACTTCAAAAGTGGAAGTTCAGATTCAA GGTATGTACACCCTTAGCAATGTGGCTTCTGGAAATGAGCTCCACAAGGAAGCAGTAATGAACCAACTTCTCCCACAGGCTGGCAATGATGCAGAAAAAACATTGGTCAAGTTTTTGCAGAGTACTGACAGCCGGTTATGCACAGCTACTCTTTGGGCTCTTATAAATCTTACTTTTCCTGGCAGTCCAGGCACATGTCGTCGGGTTACTGAACTTCGGAATGCCGGCATAATCACTCAACTAAAGAATATGATCAATGATCATTGTCTGGATGTAAAG CTTCGAGCAAGGATGGCTCTCGGACAGTTAATGATATTTGGTGATTCATCATCATGa